The nucleotide window GCTCGCTCGGTAATCATCCCGACCGTCTCGATACCGGAAGATTTGATGGCATCCATCACATCGATGACGAAACCGTACGGGACCCTGGCATCGCCGCGTAAGTAGAGTACCCGCTCCTTCCCGGAACCGGTCATGGATTTGAGGTGCGCCTCAAGCTGCTGCCTGGGCACCTCTTTATTATTGACGAGAATGCGGCTGTCTCTTGTCACCGTCAGGGTGATGCGCTCCTCCTCTTTCACCTGCGACGCCTGCGCTGTCGGGAGCTGGACATCAGTCCCACGCTGGAGCATCGGGGTCGTGACCATGAAGATGATCAGCAGGACAAGTGTCACGTCCACCAAAGGAGTGATGTTGATCTCTGAGAGTATTCGCCGATCTTTCCCACCGTTAGTCTGCATGCCTGTCCTCTTTATTCTCCGTGATGGGCGGCCTGATCCAACAGCCTGTCCACCATCTCCGAAGCCGCATTGTCCATACCTGCGGTAAACAGCTTGACCCTGCCGACGAAATAGTTGTACGCGATGACCGCAGGAATCGCCACGAACAAGCCTGCAGCCGTAGCCACGAGCGCTTCGGCTATCCCGGCCGATACCGTACCCAGCCCGCCGGATCCTGTTTTGGCGATCGCCTCGAAGGCTCGAATGATCCCCAGAACGGTCCCGAAGAGACCGACAAATGGGCTGACATTGCCAAGGGTCGCCAATGAACCCAGATACCGTTCCAGACGGGAGATTTCTGTGGAAGTAGCTCGCTGCATCGCCCCCTTACACGATTCAAGTCGACGCGGAAATTGCTTGCCGAAGAGGGCCAAACCTTCCTGATCGATGATGGCCACAAGACCGGCCTCCAGGACCTTGGCAACCGGGCTGCCGGCGTTCTCTTTGCACAAGCGGAGCGCCTCAGCCATTTTCCCGTCCGCCACATACTGCAACCCTTTTTCGGCGACCTGCCCTGTCGCCTGTTGAGCCTTATAAAATGTATAGAACCGCTCGCCGATTACCGCAAGCGAAAAGATGGAAAGCATCACGAGGATCACCATCGTGATCCCACCGTGGGCAATAAACTGGAAAACTCCCTGTTCCATCATATCGGATTATCCTTATATACTGCGGCTTTCCTTCAGCCTTCAGTCTGACCACCTGACTGGTTACTTGACTGAATTGTATAGCATGGAACGGCAGCGAACGGAAGCAGATAACGAATCAGGCAAGGCAATCGCCAGTAACACCTCGACCGTTATCCCGTGCCCCGCCACCGATTCGGTAGGTCGGTGTAAAGACCGATTTGATCCAGCACCCGTCCGACGATCTGGTCCACCAACTCCTCGACCGTTTGTGCCTTCTGATAGAACGGCGGAACCGGTGGAATGATTCTGACGCCCGATCTTGCCAATGTCAACATCTGTTCCAGATGGATGGCGGTAAAGGGGCTCTCCCTCACCACGAGAGCAAGACGCTTGCCTTCCTTCAGGACAACGTCGGCGGCTCGGGCGATCAAGGTCTCAGTATAGCCGGTGGCGACGGCCGCCAGGCTCTTCATCGAGCACGGTGAGACAATCATCGCGGTCACGTTGGGCGAGACATAGGAGCCGCTCGAGATGGAAGCGCCGAGGTCCCGATCGTCGTGGAAAAAGGTGGCGAGGCGCTTGAGATCCTCCACCGTGCGTCCGCACTCTTGTCGAAGTGTCGTCTTCGCCCCTTCGGACACGATCAGATGGACAGGCAGGCCAAGCTCGCAGAACACTTCGAGCGTGCGAATGCCTAAGGCCGCGCCGCTTGCCCCGGTAATGCCGAGAATGTACTCCCGCTTCGCTTCAATCTGTTTTACCATGGCTCTGTGCGCATTGCTGCGATGGTGGTTACAACCGCATCGAATTACCCGACTTCAAGTCTGAGCCCGCCACCAGCGAGCGAAGTCTCTCGCTCCATGAAGGAAAGCAACTATGCGGACCTCCGACCCCCGGACTTCATAGATGAGGCGATATGAATAGACGAAGACCTCGCGAACTGAAGGATCATCAAGCTCAGGGACGATACGCCCACGCTCGCTGAGGGTCTCAAGAGATGTGGCAAGATCAAGCGTAGCATGAAGGACTCGTTGCGCGCCTTCGGGCGACTCTTGAGCGATGTACTCGAGCGCACCATCGAGTGCGGCCTGCGCGCTGGGAGTCCAGACTACTGGCCGACGCCGAGCTGCCATTTCTGCCGGAGCGCCTCTGCAACCTGGGCGTGACTGATAAGATGCCCCGCATCGGCCTCAGCACGACCCTGCTGAATCGTCTGGACAACGTAGAGATGATAGAGCACATCGTCCAGACTGCAGTCATCCGGCAAACGATCGAGCAGTTCCCTCACGGTTTCCTTTGCTCTCATGGGAAGACCTCCAGCGACGAACTCATTGTACGCCACCACTGACTTAGGTGCTAGGTATGCACGACCCGCATATTCTTGCTATCCTACCACATAAACGAAGTGGATGTTCAAGTTGAGCGGCCGGCTGCGGCTCAGACTTTGGAGACTCACGCATGAATCGCCTGTGCCACCAGCCGCACCCCCAGCGCCCTACAGACTTTCGCGATGGTGTCGTAGCGCGGCGTTGCATTGGGTCTGAGCGCCTTGTACAAGGCTTCGCGGGTCAGTCCGGATGCCTTGGCAATCTCGCTCATGCCACGCGCCCGTGCGATGTCTCCCAGGGCCGACGCCAGCAACGCCGAATCGTTCGCTTCTAGAATATCCGTCAGGTAAGCCGCAATCGCCGCCTCGCTGTCGAGATACGGCGCGGCATCAAACTCAGGCAAGTCAGCCACCTTGATACGTTGGGTCATGGTCATCTCCTTCACTCAATCCAATAGCGCCGCCAATGCCTTGGCGCGCTTGATATCAGTCTTCTGGGTACGCTTGGAGCCGCCAACGAGCAACACCATCAACTGGCCAACGCATCGGACAGACCGTCCAACCATTCGATAAATTCGGGCAGGGCTTGATCAAGAACATAGGAAGATTGTAATCGAGCGATTACAGCTTGTCAATGATCATTCACTCCGCCACGATACCTGCACAGGCGGGGCCGAACACCTGGATCAGCTGCGAGCGGCGCAATCCTGGGCGCGGGAGCGTGAACGATTTCATTGCGTATGGTCCGCAGTCGCGATACGACCTGAGCCGCGTGCTCTGTCTTGAGGTCTTATATGGTTTCCGCATAATACCCCTTTGATTCACAGCACATCCGCCGGGCTCCTCACGCTCTTGCCATTCCACGGAGATCCCCTCGAAACAGAACGGCCCCTCATGGCGCATGATGCCCCAATGGGCCATATGGACGTTCGCTTTCGGCTTGATGCCGGTTTCGGCTAGTTGCGGCTTCCCACCACTCGTCACGTCTGCATCCTTTCCCTCTGCGATGAGCAAAAAAGGATAGGACCGAGCAGTCAACTCGTAGCAGTCACTTCCCTGAGTGTCGATGGGAAATTGCGGCGGGATCAGAGAGAGTGGAGGGCAACGCTCCGGCGCACAGATGATCTCTCAGGGGAACTGCTGAAGGAAGCGGAGGTCGTTACCGTGAAAGAGGCGGATATCGTCGATACCGTACTTGAGCATGGCGACACGGGCCGGGCCCAGACCAAAGGCGAAGCCGGAGTATCTGGCCGGGTCGTACCCGACGCGCGTCAGGACATTCGGATGCACCATCCCCGCACCCAGGATCTCGAGCCACCCGCTCTCCTTGCACAGCCGGCATCCGGCGCCCTTGCAGCGGAAACAGTCAATCGACATATCGACGCCCGGTTCGACGAACGGAAAATAGTCGCATCGGAAACGGATCTTCCGATCTTTGCCGAAGAGGCGACGGACGAACGCATATAACGTCCCCTTCAGATCCGCGAAGGTAATGGCTTCATCAACCGCCAGCCCTTCGATCTGGTGAAACTGGCTCTCGTGGCTGGCGTCCACCGCCTCGTACCGATAGCACTTGCCGGGTACGACGATGCGGATCGGCGGCCTGGTCTGCTCCATAATGCGGATCTGCATCGGCGAGGTATGTGTCCGGAGCAGCATCGGTCTGTCGGCCTGGGCGCTTGCCGGATCGATCCAGAAGGTGTCCCACATCTCTCGAGCCGGATGATCCTCCGGGATGTTCAGGGCCTCGAAGTTATAGTAGTCCCACTCGACCTCAGGCCCCTCGATGACGGCAAACCCCATCTCCGCGAAGATCTGGCAGATCTCGCGGATGATCTGGGTGAGGGGGTGCAGGCGCCCCATAGTCGGCCGTCGCCCTGGAAGGGTGACGTCGATCCGGTCTGTCGCCAGCACCTCATCACTCGGGATCGATTCCAGGGCCGCCCCACACGCAAAGAGCGCGGTCCGCAGGGTTAGCTGCCTCAGGATCCGCTGAAACTCCCCCACGAGGTTGTACAGCGTACAGATGAAGCTACATGTCGTCCGTCAGGTCCGGCCGGACCGGACCAACGATCACCCAATCAGGGCTGCGGCGGGCTCTTCGCCCCAGGGGCCGCCTCCTCCAGTCGCCGGGCGGCGTCCAGCAGGTTCGGCTCGTTAAACGGCTCCGTTGTCATCTCCTCCAGCCGGTAGGCTCGGGTGATATGGGCGTCCAATACCGGCATGCCGATGGTACCGGGCATCCGGGTGGCCGTCCTGAGGACCAGTGATGCCAGCTTATAGGGTCCTGCGATGTGTCGATCGTGGAACATCAGCCCGTAGAACTGTAGGTCAAGCCAGTACCGCCCCGGCTCGAGCTCGGCTGCGGTCTGGGCATAGCCGATCGGTTCGCCTGCCTTCGACGCCAGATATCCAGCCAGATGGAACCGCCCCTTCCGCCGCACCTCGATCTCAGCCGAAATGACCAGGCTTCCTTGCCGGACCACATCGCGATAGCGGCCGGTCAAGTGCGCGTGCGGATTGCTGTAGTGGAAGCTGCTACCGAACCGCTGCACCGCTCCGTCAGCCATCACTACCTCGATCCGGACATTGAACGAGTCGGCCAAGTCCGGCACCTGCGCCTCGGGCATGATGAAGCGGACAGCGTAGACGCCATCGCCGGCGCGCTCATCGGGCGCCTGACCATCGTCGTGGTAGTCGACCATCCCGATCACCTCCCTCGCGTCGTTGACGATCTCGCCTGTGACCGACCGGGCCGGGGCGACCATCGATCCAGGTGTGGCGCTCTTGCCCGGCGTCAGCGAGAGGAAAAGGTCCACGGGCGCCGGGTACTGGAAGCTGACTTGGGCCGCCCACGTGCTGATGACCGGGGCGCTGGGATCCAGCGATGGTATCGGGTAGGGCCAGGTAGGCCCACCAGTCGGAAATAAGTGTGCGTGACCCCCTTGGAGCGGGTAGGAGTCCTGGGGGTAGCGGGCTCGCTCACGATAGTTTCGCGCCGACTCGGCCGCCATATCCGGTCCGCCTAGGCTAATGCCCGGCAGCGGTCCCTCTGGCATCTGCACCTGCGCGCCGGCC belongs to Candidatus Methylomirabilis sp. and includes:
- a CDS encoding choice-of-anchor X domain-containing protein, with the protein product MMRASMSYAVPLILMMTAIAFAGVAGAQVQMPEGPLPGISLGGPDMAAESARNYRERARYPQDSYPLQGGHAHLFPTGGPTWPYPIPSLDPSAPVISTWAAQVSFQYPAPVDLFLSLTPGKSATPGSMVAPARSVTGEIVNDAREVIGMVDYHDDGQAPDERAGDGVYAVRFIMPEAQVPDLADSFNVRIEVVMADGAVQRFGSSFHYSNPHAHLTGRYRDVVRQGSLVISAEIEVRRKGRFHLAGYLASKAGEPIGYAQTAAELEPGRYWLDLQFYGLMFHDRHIAGPYKLASLVLRTATRMPGTIGMPVLDAHITRAYRLEEMTTEPFNEPNLLDAARRLEEAAPGAKSPPQP
- a CDS encoding UbiX family flavin prenyltransferase, coding for MVKQIEAKREYILGITGASGAALGIRTLEVFCELGLPVHLIVSEGAKTTLRQECGRTVEDLKRLATFFHDDRDLGASISSGSYVSPNVTAMIVSPCSMKSLAAVATGYTETLIARAADVVLKEGKRLALVVRESPFTAIHLEQMLTLARSGVRIIPPVPPFYQKAQTVEELVDQIVGRVLDQIGLYTDLPNRWRGTG
- a CDS encoding addiction module antidote protein; this encodes MTQRIKVADLPEFDAAPYLDSEAAIAAYLTDILEANDSALLASALGDIARARGMSEIAKASGLTREALYKALRPNATPRYDTIAKVCRALGVRLVAQAIHA
- a CDS encoding MotA/TolQ/ExbB proton channel family protein, with the translated sequence MMEQGVFQFIAHGGITMVILVMLSIFSLAVIGERFYTFYKAQQATGQVAEKGLQYVADGKMAEALRLCKENAGSPVAKVLEAGLVAIIDQEGLALFGKQFPRRLESCKGAMQRATSTEISRLERYLGSLATLGNVSPFVGLFGTVLGIIRAFEAIAKTGSGGLGTVSAGIAEALVATAAGLFVAIPAVIAYNYFVGRVKLFTAGMDNAASEMVDRLLDQAAHHGE
- a CDS encoding biopolymer transporter ExbD; this translates as MQTNGGKDRRILSEINITPLVDVTLVLLIIFMVTTPMLQRGTDVQLPTAQASQVKEEERITLTVTRDSRILVNNKEVPRQQLEAHLKSMTGSGKERVLYLRGDARVPYGFVIDVMDAIKSSGIETVGMITERA